GGGGGGTGCCCTGCGCCAGATCGCCCGCGCGCACCCGGCTCGGGTCGTGGCCCTCGGCGATGCAGCCGACCACGATGTCGCGGTCGGTGAGCATGCCGATGAGCCGATCGTCGTTGCAGATCGGCAGCGCGCCGACATCCATATTCCGCATCAGTTGTGCGGCACGGTCGAGGGTTTCGTCGGCCGGGATACACGTCGCATCGAGATGCATGATGTCGCGGGCCTTCATTACCTCCACGGCGAACCTCCTGTCAGTTGCAGTGAGCCCGGACTTACGGCCGCTTCAATCGTGATCCACATCACAGGTGAGGTCAATGGCGCTGCGCCCACTGCTCCGGGACCGGGTGCGGGTATCCCGGTATCCCGCGGCGGCACCTACGATTCCTGTGCCGGGCCCGTCCCGGCCGCCGGACGTGGTTGTTGCTGACTATCGGGAGTGGGTGTCGCCGGATGGGACTGGCCGGATCGGTGCGAGCGACGGCCGGTGTGATGATCGCCGTGACCGCCGTGGCGCTGGCGGTGGCATGTTCGAGCGCGGACGCAGAGCCCACGCTCACCGTGGGCGCCGGCGATTCCGCGCAGTCGCGGATCATCGCCCAGATCTACGCTCAGGCGCTCGCCCGCGCGGGCACGCGCGCGGTCACCCGCGAACATCTCGGCCAGCGCGCCGACTACCTGGCCGCGCTGGACGCGGGCACGGTGACCGTGGTGGGTGACACCAGTGGCGATCTGCTCCGCGCCTTCGA
The genomic region above belongs to Nocardia spumae and contains:
- a CDS encoding CBS domain-containing protein; translation: MKARDIMHLDATCIPADETLDRAAQLMRNMDVGALPICNDDRLIGMLTDRDIVVGCIAEGHDPSRVRAGDLAQGTPHWIDADAAVTDVLDLMESHRIKRLPVIDTRAGKRLVGMICESDLARNISDEQLARFVASVAVPH